A section of the Fibrobacter sp. UWH6 genome encodes:
- the istA gene encoding IS21 family transposase encodes MTKYREILRLKHLGFSERNIARNAGVSRNTVKRVAQAASANNIDWKTAEQMDDATIENRLFPNRKTSEPAHTIDFEYIRKELMRNGVTKKLLWTEYCESCRLCNREPLMYSQFCYYIQQEEQKRRATMHIPRRPAEMVEVDWAGDPAHIIDPDTGELLNAYLFVATLPYSQYTYVEAFLDEKTRNWIRAHVHMYEFFGGVTTMLVPDNCTTAVNHARSDWYTAALNRTYGEMAEHYGTAVVPARVRHPKDKASVEGNVGKISSWITAALRNEEFFSLAELNAAIRNRLDQFNARPFQKKECSRQEIFENEERPQLRPLPATPFEIAEWKTSTVQFNYHIVLDGMYYSVPYQYIKKQVESRLTDSTVEVYYEHERIASHARLHGRPSQYSTVKSHSHQGYLEWDGERFRRWATGVGENTAAVINALLSGSSAEQQSYRSCMGVLKLGKRHGNAMLEWACERTLRYTSRPSYKNIRDLLLCGSDRPQTKPDGEKGSRRGITRGARNYGGSK; translated from the coding sequence ATGACCAAATATCGCGAAATACTCCGACTGAAGCACCTTGGCTTCAGCGAGCGAAATATCGCAAGGAATGCGGGGGTATCCCGCAATACAGTGAAGCGCGTCGCCCAGGCAGCTTCGGCGAACAATATTGACTGGAAAACGGCCGAACAGATGGACGACGCGACGATAGAGAATCGTCTCTTCCCGAATCGGAAAACGTCGGAGCCAGCCCATACCATAGACTTCGAATATATCCGCAAGGAGCTGATGCGCAACGGGGTCACCAAGAAACTCCTGTGGACGGAATACTGCGAGAGCTGCAGGCTATGCAACCGGGAACCGCTGATGTATTCCCAGTTCTGTTACTACATCCAGCAGGAGGAACAAAAACGCAGGGCAACCATGCACATCCCTCGCCGTCCAGCAGAAATGGTGGAAGTGGACTGGGCGGGCGATCCGGCCCACATAATAGATCCCGACACAGGAGAACTCCTGAACGCCTACCTGTTCGTCGCCACGCTTCCTTACAGCCAGTACACCTACGTGGAGGCGTTCCTTGACGAAAAGACCAGAAACTGGATCAGGGCGCATGTGCACATGTACGAGTTCTTCGGAGGGGTGACGACGATGCTCGTTCCTGACAACTGCACTACGGCAGTGAATCACGCGCGAAGCGACTGGTACACGGCCGCTCTGAACCGGACCTATGGCGAGATGGCGGAACACTATGGCACGGCGGTAGTCCCGGCAAGGGTGAGGCACCCGAAGGACAAGGCCAGCGTAGAGGGGAACGTGGGCAAGATATCCTCATGGATAACAGCAGCCCTCCGTAACGAGGAGTTCTTCTCGCTTGCGGAACTCAATGCTGCCATAAGGAACCGTCTCGACCAGTTCAATGCGAGGCCCTTCCAGAAGAAGGAATGCAGCAGGCAGGAGATCTTCGAGAACGAGGAGCGTCCGCAGCTAAGGCCCCTGCCCGCCACACCCTTCGAGATTGCGGAATGGAAGACATCCACCGTCCAGTTCAACTACCACATCGTCCTGGATGGCATGTACTACTCCGTCCCCTATCAGTATATAAAAAAGCAGGTGGAGTCACGGTTGACCGACTCCACTGTGGAGGTGTATTACGAGCATGAACGGATCGCCAGCCACGCAAGGCTTCACGGAAGGCCGAGCCAATACTCCACGGTAAAATCCCATAGCCACCAGGGATACCTGGAATGGGACGGAGAACGGTTCCGCCGCTGGGCCACCGGGGTGGGTGAAAATACAGCCGCCGTGATAAACGCCCTGCTGTCGGGAAGCTCCGCTGAACAGCAGTCCTACAGGTCCTGCATGGGGGTACTGAAACTGGGCAAGCGTCACGGCAACGCCATGCTTGAGTGGGCCTGTGAGAGAACTCTACGATACACAAGCAGACCAAGCTACAAGAATATCCGGGATCTACTGCTGTGCGGAAGTGACAGGCCGCAGACGAAGCCTGACGGGGAAAAAGGGTCTCGTCGAGGAATCACCCGCGGAGCGAGAAACTACGGAGGAAGCAAGTGA
- a CDS encoding ATP-binding protein yields the protein MNNSSTIDKLIEMRMTTMSDMFVNQQKDPNMAGIPFEERFGMLVDAEYASRKSHALERLVKRAEQEQNDASIAALDYHSGRKLNKALIQKLASCEYISQYRNIFITGATGSGKTYLACAFGMEACKRFYSVKFTRLPDLLIDLSAAEDRRTLENALQKYTKPTLLIIDEWLLFKLRENEARLLLEVIHKRRRKSSTIFCSQFEEKDWYDQICEGESTLADAIMDRISFDSYKINIEYVDKSVDKSMREVYGLNPSEAQ from the coding sequence GTGAACAACAGCAGTACAATCGACAAGCTGATAGAAATGCGCATGACCACCATGTCGGACATGTTCGTCAACCAGCAAAAGGACCCGAACATGGCGGGAATCCCCTTCGAGGAACGCTTCGGCATGCTGGTCGATGCCGAATACGCCAGCCGCAAGAGCCACGCCCTGGAGCGCCTGGTAAAGAGAGCCGAACAGGAACAGAATGACGCCAGCATAGCCGCGCTGGACTATCACTCCGGACGCAAGCTGAACAAGGCTCTCATCCAGAAACTGGCCAGCTGCGAGTACATCTCGCAATACAGGAACATCTTCATCACTGGAGCAACAGGCAGCGGGAAGACATATCTCGCATGTGCCTTCGGGATGGAGGCTTGCAAGCGGTTCTACTCCGTAAAGTTCACGAGGTTGCCCGACCTTCTGATAGACCTGTCGGCCGCGGAGGATCGGCGTACGCTTGAAAACGCCCTGCAGAAATACACCAAGCCCACGCTCCTGATCATCGATGAATGGCTTCTGTTCAAGTTGCGGGAAAATGAGGCGAGGTTGCTCCTGGAGGTAATCCACAAGAGACGCAGGAAGTCTTCGACCATATTCTGTTCGCAGTTCGAGGAGAAGGACTGGTATGACCAGATATGCGAAGGTGAAAGTACGCTTGCGGATGCTATAATGGACCGGATATCCTTCGACTCCTACAAGATAAACATCGAGTACGTCGACAAGTCCGTTGACAAATCCATGCGAGAAGTGTATGGGCTGAACCCTTCTGAAGCACAATAA
- a CDS encoding M48 family metallopeptidase: MTEENFSQRPSSQSPNKREIVVAFEKNSILESTPLAYSVVCATIEALHQYHIFKIQVVPPEEINNGTDYQIKLTATHGSGDSLFITLYQDESSTLLWSNLQKIKSEDEIKLFAARIAIQIFRNMTISAASKYAENSDLKSDWWYASSFANVMMENRNRDEFSKCESSLQSILDSQKGNGYLAYTLANVYYTAIIENWVDATIYTSKIGALACEAMRNTPYSAYSQFMMALYNILIGNKSDAIAYFEQILEANPQDVMARRYLTQIFLLVGKQKEALKLLDENSLYIPDVNQQPFQLIAKSFIYLLQDEYEKCELISQQVLMIHPETPFARLFMIACNNKKGNLKESHKHVQKLREYHPNFKKNDVKEFLKGVTEEQQECFISLLWNLD, translated from the coding sequence TTGACAGAAGAGAACTTTAGCCAGCGTCCATCTTCTCAATCGCCAAACAAGAGAGAGATTGTCGTAGCCTTTGAAAAAAATTCCATTCTCGAAAGCACTCCCCTAGCCTACAGCGTCGTCTGCGCAACGATCGAGGCGCTGCACCAATACCATATTTTCAAAATACAGGTCGTTCCTCCTGAAGAAATTAACAACGGCACGGATTACCAGATTAAACTTACAGCTACTCATGGTTCCGGCGACTCTCTATTCATCACTCTTTACCAAGATGAATCTTCAACCTTGCTTTGGTCCAATCTTCAAAAGATCAAGTCAGAAGACGAGATCAAACTTTTCGCAGCCCGCATCGCCATACAGATTTTCCGCAACATGACCATTTCGGCAGCGTCCAAGTACGCCGAAAATTCGGATCTAAAATCCGATTGGTGGTACGCTTCCAGCTTCGCAAACGTAATGATGGAAAATCGCAACAGGGACGAATTTTCGAAATGCGAATCAAGTCTGCAATCCATTCTCGACTCCCAGAAAGGAAACGGTTATCTCGCATACACTCTAGCCAACGTCTATTACACAGCCATCATCGAAAACTGGGTTGACGCGACAATTTACACGTCCAAAATCGGGGCGTTGGCCTGCGAGGCCATGCGGAACACACCCTATTCCGCCTATTCGCAGTTCATGATGGCCCTCTACAACATCCTAATAGGCAACAAGAGCGACGCCATAGCCTATTTCGAGCAAATCCTGGAAGCAAATCCTCAGGACGTCATGGCACGAAGATACCTGACGCAAATCTTCCTGCTGGTAGGCAAGCAAAAAGAAGCCCTGAAGCTTTTAGACGAAAACAGTCTCTACATTCCCGATGTAAATCAGCAACCATTCCAACTTATCGCCAAATCCTTTATCTACCTGCTACAGGACGAATACGAGAAATGCGAACTCATTTCTCAGCAGGTCTTGATGATCCACCCCGAGACTCCATTCGCCCGCCTCTTCATGATCGCCTGCAACAATAAGAAGGGCAACTTGAAAGAAAGCCACAAGCATGTGCAAAAACTCAGGGAATACCACCCTAATTTCAAGAAAAACGACGTAAAGGAATTCCTGAAAGGCGTTACTGAAGAGCAGCAGGAATGCTTTATTAGCCTATTGTGGAATCTAGACTAA
- a CDS encoding DUF2278 family protein, with protein sequence MKISLWKKVALLGLIALAASVFAQQSKYGYVVGTFVSGSNEVERIGQEGKFLHYRFKIKTSNNTVYECVIDVKNGHKYEFPYRIVDMRDYNASYYGNIWSATNAYHPITMISGVGGTASEGALDYIRHKGILLDIAGRRWQHAIAYRTSDPMQYKLPMFDDLFKNVKRIYVFGAPYSKGYGMHLIHQNQGDQNPAHISGNGIFQDGAVIFEYSAIGAKKPVRKMLMVKFDDQPNEPGQSDFSYTTDPDGSGPLHIGQAAPYYEEEFYFSGRPGLSEATVSKIHGPFNAEQIEVYADNNEDDCMSYSDVDLFLGNTPTLTKDSGSLTFSRQNGCINEFVRYYGNDHYYYYINAWDPDSRPRIRLRYR encoded by the coding sequence ATGAAGATATCATTGTGGAAAAAGGTTGCGTTGCTTGGCTTAATTGCTTTGGCTGCATCTGTATTTGCTCAGCAGAGTAAATATGGTTATGTTGTGGGAACTTTTGTTTCTGGCTCAAATGAAGTGGAACGCATTGGGCAAGAAGGTAAGTTTCTTCATTATCGTTTTAAAATAAAGACAAGTAACAATACGGTGTATGAATGCGTTATTGACGTCAAAAATGGGCATAAGTATGAATTCCCGTATAGAATTGTCGACATGCGTGATTATAACGCTAGCTATTATGGTAATATATGGTCTGCAACAAATGCGTATCACCCGATTACAATGATTTCGGGTGTGGGCGGCACCGCTTCAGAAGGAGCTTTGGACTACATTCGTCATAAAGGAATTCTTCTTGATATCGCTGGTAGAAGATGGCAGCATGCTATTGCTTATCGGACAAGTGATCCTATGCAGTATAAGCTGCCGATGTTTGATGATCTCTTTAAAAATGTCAAGAGAATTTACGTGTTTGGTGCCCCTTATTCAAAGGGATACGGAATGCATCTGATCCACCAGAATCAGGGGGACCAGAATCCTGCTCATATATCGGGAAACGGTATTTTTCAGGATGGAGCTGTCATATTTGAGTATTCTGCGATAGGTGCCAAGAAGCCTGTGCGAAAAATGTTGATGGTTAAATTTGATGACCAGCCGAATGAGCCGGGCCAATCTGATTTTTCTTATACAACCGATCCGGATGGAAGCGGCCCTCTGCATATTGGACAGGCTGCCCCCTATTATGAAGAAGAATTTTATTTTAGTGGTAGGCCTGGCCTTTCTGAAGCTACTGTGTCAAAAATACACGGACCGTTTAATGCTGAACAAATCGAAGTTTATGCCGATAATAATGAAGACGATTGTATGTCTTATAGCGATGTGGATTTGTTCCTTGGCAATACTCCTACATTGACGAAAGATTCTGGCTCTTTAACCTTTTCTCGACAAAATGGTTGCATTAATGAATTCGTTCGTTACTATGGCAATGATCATTACTACTATTACATAAACGCCTGGGATCCGGATTCAAGACCGAGAATCCGTCTGCGCTATAGGTAA
- a CDS encoding DUF4332 domain-containing protein, protein MSSSLISIAGIDNKMVDILSSKAGIKTLKQFYDATRSAKDRKILSEKTGIALANISHWATQAELLRVDEMSYNEAYDLIDGGIYSVEQLKNTDAKEILQKIKKINTFSNITESKILQLQKSTVQSAKAFDSCSIQKELVVSSGDTPSIYSDLSSVITELGKGVAQAQRALDENSMAIQNEILQNDRLYSAGMQATWYVMPEVEFTMKIDYAVSKERSMTGQVLSSEISIAPSNATFSNLFKSSKKEESTIKLRIVPIPPSDKFVVRRYMPDLSLLPTIGEIRNALDEINVSVYEIDPEEAKNWSDGVHVNVIHQEPAKNTILNMGVVPKITLKKIESKNELDGKNK, encoded by the coding sequence ATGTCCAGTAGCTTAATTAGTATTGCCGGAATTGACAATAAAATGGTTGATATTTTATCGTCAAAGGCTGGAATCAAGACTTTAAAACAATTTTATGATGCGACTCGGTCGGCTAAAGATCGAAAAATCTTGTCCGAAAAAACGGGTATCGCGTTGGCCAATATTAGCCATTGGGCCACGCAGGCGGAATTACTTCGTGTTGATGAAATGTCTTACAATGAAGCGTATGATTTGATTGATGGCGGAATTTATTCCGTTGAACAATTGAAAAATACCGATGCAAAGGAAATATTGCAGAAGATAAAAAAAATAAATACCTTTTCTAATATTACAGAAAGTAAAATTTTGCAATTGCAAAAATCAACTGTGCAATCTGCGAAAGCCTTTGATTCCTGCTCAATTCAAAAGGAGTTGGTTGTGTCCAGTGGCGATACTCCTAGCATTTACTCTGATCTATCGAGTGTTATTACGGAATTGGGTAAGGGCGTTGCGCAAGCGCAACGAGCTTTGGATGAAAATTCTATGGCTATACAGAATGAAATTTTGCAGAATGATAGACTGTATAGTGCAGGAATGCAGGCCACATGGTATGTGATGCCTGAAGTTGAATTTACAATGAAAATAGATTACGCAGTTTCTAAAGAACGGAGTATGACAGGACAGGTTCTTAGCTCTGAAATTAGTATTGCTCCAAGTAATGCGACTTTCTCTAACTTGTTTAAATCTTCGAAAAAAGAGGAGAGTACTATCAAGTTGAGAATAGTTCCGATTCCTCCAAGTGATAAGTTTGTTGTAAGAAGATATATGCCGGATTTAAGTCTCCTACCTACTATTGGGGAAATAAGAAATGCTTTGGATGAAATAAATGTTTCTGTTTATGAAATTGATCCGGAAGAAGCGAAGAATTGGAGTGATGGTGTACATGTGAATGTAATTCATCAAGAACCTGCCAAGAATACGATTTTAAATATGGGCGTCGTCCCGAAAATAACGTTGAAAAAAATAGAATCCAAAAATGAATTGGATGGTAAGAATAAATAA
- a CDS encoding DUF6765 family protein, with translation MQKDCHYYGTYYMATKAGFNHEEAEKIAWAAQSVDEMDHDVVRKLRDNAVELEKNKDKSKKNETLKKEYTELYYNVVTVHDFIFYLFQKEWTRQDSLLQMSKQIESVWSVFHFLPANITDNELKLKDRSPELKTVKIEGYDTDFAEKKYKKDLKLVCKPSSKLANQIFQFVLDFVKSNSTPESGFSDEVLFSIGIFMHVIADTWSHQDFCGSCNMHVNRGAIVEGGNRTSFEPNWGEIGLGKIAWLNSKWFEYTGKDTPFRCFSAIWTGHGTSGSFPDIPGKKYTYIPDYSNSSITVDNPDRFRKAFAQMYYIMKALYEKREYEISSNVDIPDFVENAGKICFTDGDEKDRCELWNTFLEKKLKEYDKNNENCNSKVFLIRAYEYRKFALEKIAKEIINDPDYYKDVETLTIKELMSSKFEEALNALGTVTQYLSENGLVKVQDSLGNNLDKLGEKLDESMFKLLDQLSVKGDVWDKFSHEISLQNFKLMKTGSSF, from the coding sequence ATGCAGAAGGATTGCCACTATTATGGAACTTATTATATGGCTACGAAAGCTGGATTTAACCATGAAGAAGCTGAAAAAATCGCCTGGGCTGCTCAATCTGTGGATGAAATGGATCATGATGTCGTTAGAAAGCTTAGAGATAATGCTGTTGAATTGGAAAAAAATAAAGATAAATCAAAAAAAAATGAAACTCTAAAAAAGGAATATACTGAACTATACTACAATGTGGTTACCGTACATGACTTCATTTTTTATTTATTTCAAAAAGAATGGACTCGACAAGACTCTTTGTTGCAAATGTCGAAGCAGATTGAATCTGTTTGGTCTGTTTTTCATTTTCTGCCGGCAAATATAACTGACAATGAGTTGAAATTAAAAGATAGATCTCCTGAATTGAAAACGGTGAAAATAGAGGGGTATGATACGGATTTTGCCGAAAAGAAATACAAGAAGGATTTGAAATTGGTTTGCAAACCTTCTTCAAAGTTGGCAAATCAAATTTTTCAATTTGTACTTGATTTTGTTAAATCCAATTCTACACCAGAATCCGGTTTTAGTGATGAAGTTTTGTTTTCGATTGGAATTTTTATGCATGTAATTGCTGATACATGGTCGCATCAAGATTTTTGTGGCTCATGTAACATGCATGTAAATCGTGGTGCGATTGTAGAGGGTGGCAATCGAACTTCATTTGAACCCAATTGGGGGGAAATTGGACTTGGAAAAATTGCGTGGTTAAATTCAAAATGGTTTGAATATACTGGTAAAGATACTCCTTTTCGCTGCTTTTCGGCTATATGGACGGGACATGGAACCTCCGGAAGTTTCCCTGATATTCCTGGGAAAAAGTACACTTATATTCCAGATTATTCAAATTCGTCTATTACAGTTGATAACCCAGATCGATTCAGGAAAGCTTTTGCTCAAATGTATTATATCATGAAAGCTTTATATGAAAAGAGAGAGTATGAAATTTCATCGAATGTAGATATCCCAGATTTTGTAGAAAATGCTGGTAAAATTTGTTTTACCGATGGCGATGAAAAAGATCGATGCGAATTGTGGAATACGTTTTTAGAAAAAAAATTGAAAGAGTATGACAAAAATAATGAAAACTGTAATTCAAAAGTTTTTCTAATCCGCGCTTATGAATACAGAAAATTCGCTTTAGAAAAAATTGCTAAAGAAATTATAAATGATCCAGACTACTACAAAGATGTTGAAACATTGACTATAAAGGAGTTGATGTCTTCAAAATTTGAAGAAGCGTTAAATGCGCTTGGTACAGTGACTCAATACCTTTCCGAAAATGGGCTGGTCAAGGTTCAGGATAGTTTAGGTAATAATCTTGATAAACTTGGGGAAAAATTGGATGAAAGTATGTTTAAACTACTTGATCAATTGTCTGTTAAAGGTGATGTGTGGGATAAATTTTCCCATGAAATCTCTCTGCAAAATTTCAAACTGATGAAAACAGGTTCTTCGTTTTAA